The stretch of DNA GCTGGAACGGCTGGCGGGCAGAGGGGCGCGGACACCGGGGGCGGTCGCCGCCGGGGCGCTGACCCGGTCGGCGGGCGCGGGCGGGCGGCCCGTGCGCGACCTGGAGTTCGCGGTGCTCGCCGTGGAGGCGGCCGGGCCCGGCCCGGCGCACGGCGGCCGGGCCTGCGAGGTCGGGGTGGTGCGGATGCGCGGCGACGGGGAGGTGCTGCGCGAGTTCACCACCCTGGTCTACCCGGGCGTGCCGGTCCCCGGCGCGGTGCACAGCGGGATCAGCGGCGGCGACCTGCTGGGCGCGCCGCGGGCCGAGGAGCTGGCCGCCCCGCTCGCGGAGCTGCTCTCCGGCGCGGTGCTGGCCGCGCACGGCCTGGAGCGGGCGGAGGCGTTCCTCGCCGCGCTTCCGGGCGAGGGGGAGCGTCCCGTCCGGGTGCCGGGGCTGTGCACGCTGCGCGGGCTCCGCTCCCAGGTGGACCTGGACGCCTATTCGCTGCCCCGGGCCTCGCGCGCGCTGGGCGGCCGGTGGCCGACCGGGCAGCACACCGCGCTGGGCGCGGCCCGCGCCTGCGCCCGGCTGCTCGCCGAGGCCGCGGCGACCGCGCCGGGCCCGCTGTACTACCGGGGGCCGGCCCCGCGCCCGCTGCGCGCCGCCGCGGGGGAGCCGGAGCGGCTCAAGCCGCGCACCTCGGCCCGGGGGGACCTGGGCTGCGCGGCGGAGTGGCCGCCGGTCTGGCGCCGCAGGGAGCTCCGGCCCGAGCTGTGCGGCGGGTCGTTCGGGCCCGCGGCGCGGCACGCCGCCGAGCAGGACGCCCGGGACCGCGCCCGGCGCCGCGAGACGGCGGCGGCCGCCGCGGCCCTCACCGGGGCACTGGCCGCCGCCGCGGCGGGACGGGCGCTGCTGCGCGCCCCGCGCTGACCGCCGCCCTGACACGCGCGCTCCGCCAGGCTCCCGCCCGGACGGATTCTCCGCCGGACCGCTCGCCCTGCGACCGGAACCGGCGCGTGTGCGGCGCGTCGGCGCAGGACGGGCCTCCGTCGGGCGGACCGGGCGGGGCGGACGTCCGGCAGCGGGCGGAGCGGGCGACCGGGATCCGCCGCTCCGGTCCCAGGGCCCGGAGGGGGCGGCCGATCGCTACCGGGACGGTGCGGCCTCCGCCGTTGGCCGACCGTCTCCGACCGGGGCGGGCCGGGGCTGCGGAGGGCGGGCTCAGACCCCGGACAGGGCCAGGAAGAGGGCGACGATCATCGCGCTGCCGCCGACGGTGGTGAGCGCGGCCCGACCGGCCTCGGTGAGCCGGAGGGTGAGGCGGGCGGCCGCCGGGCGGAGCCGCGGGAGGCGGTCGGCCAGCGCGGCGGCGACCAGGGCCGCGCCGGCGAGGAGGAGCGCGAGGGAGAGCACGGGTCGGCCTTTCCGAGGGGCGGAGGCGTCAGCGAGCGTGCCTGATTCTGCCCCATCCGCGCCCCGGCCGGGAGGGGGAGGCGGGGATTCCGCGCTCGCCCGCGGTGCCGCGCCCCCGCGCCGCAGCAGACCCGCCGCACCCCGCCCGCCTG from Nocardiopsis composta encodes:
- a CDS encoding 3'-5' exonuclease; protein product: MLERLAGRGARTPGAVAAGALTRSAGAGGRPVRDLEFAVLAVEAAGPGPAHGGRACEVGVVRMRGDGEVLREFTTLVYPGVPVPGAVHSGISGGDLLGAPRAEELAAPLAELLSGAVLAAHGLERAEAFLAALPGEGERPVRVPGLCTLRGLRSQVDLDAYSLPRASRALGGRWPTGQHTALGAARACARLLAEAAATAPGPLYYRGPAPRPLRAAAGEPERLKPRTSARGDLGCAAEWPPVWRRRELRPELCGGSFGPAARHAAEQDARDRARRRETAAAAAALTGALAAAAAGRALLRAPR